A region of Scleropages formosus chromosome 2, fSclFor1.1, whole genome shotgun sequence DNA encodes the following proteins:
- the kitlga gene encoding kit ligand a isoform X1: MKKAKISISVCVHFLLCATFGTSSEVRSCIADDLERISLLKQNIPKDYKITVRHIPKEVSGMCWVVLNVFHLEESLKDLAQKFGNISSNRDNIDIYVQTLQDVRFKIINKGEIDLESTMEEFQCHYREERWPTEEYFDYVKDLLNAANSKNESRGCESPLCPSATTEANMSGEHTEPHAMVGCNELVPNCSARAEHQYLPKIVEKSLLWMLIIPLAMGLLCLVWKISCRRRREEPEPNPDSGHVLTDIEGKAAPLHGQLSGHKIRLSMEMV, from the exons ATTTCTATAAGTGTTTGTGTCCATTTCTTGCTGTGCGCCACTTTTGGAACATCCAGTGAAGTTAGAAGTTGTATAGCAGATGATCTTGAGAGAATCTCATTGTTG AAACAAAATATCCCAAAAGATTACAAGATCACTGTGCGTCACATTCCTAAAGAAGTG agTGGTATGTGTTGGGTTGTGCTTAATGTGTTTCATCTGGAGGAAAGCTTGAAAGATCTGGCCCAAAAATTTGGAAACATTTCCTCCAACAGAGACAACATTGATATATACGTGCAAACACTGCAAGATGTTcgctttaaaattattaataaaggtGAAATTGACCTG GAGTCAACGATGGAGGAATTTCAGTGCCATTACAGAGAGGAGAGATGGCCAACGGAAGAGTATTTTGACTACGTGAAAGACCTTTTAAATGCTGCCAATTCAAAAAATGAGAGCAGAGGATGTGAATCTCCCCTCTGCCCATCAGCAACAACAGAGGCGAACATGTCAGGTGAACACACAG AGCCCCATGCCATGGTGGGCTGTAATGAGCTGGTGCCAAACTGCAGCGCTA GAGCAGAACACCAGTATCTCCCAAAGATTGTGGAGAAAAGCCTTCTGTGGATGCTCATAATCCCGCTGGCCATGGGGCTTCTCTGTTTAGTCTGGAAG ATCAGCTGCAGAAGGAGAAGGGAGGAGCCTGAGCCGAACCCTGACAGCGGGCACGTCCTCACTGATATCGAAGGGAAAGCCGCGCCTTTACATGGCCAACTGTCAGGGCATAA GATAAGACTCAGCATGGAAATGGTGTAA
- the kitlga gene encoding kit ligand a isoform X3, with amino-acid sequence MKKAKISISVCVHFLLCATFGTSSEVRSCIADDLERISLLKQNIPKDYKITVRHIPKEVSGMCWVVLNVFHLEESLKDLAQKFGNISSNRDNIDIYVQTLQDVRFKIINKGEIDLESTMEEFQCHYREERWPTEEYFDYVKDLLNAANSKNESRGCESPLCPSATTEANMSGEHTGAEHQYLPKIVEKSLLWMLIIPLAMGLLCLVWKISCRRRREEPEPNPDSGHVLTDIEGKAAPLHGQLSGHKIRLSMEMV; translated from the exons ATTTCTATAAGTGTTTGTGTCCATTTCTTGCTGTGCGCCACTTTTGGAACATCCAGTGAAGTTAGAAGTTGTATAGCAGATGATCTTGAGAGAATCTCATTGTTG AAACAAAATATCCCAAAAGATTACAAGATCACTGTGCGTCACATTCCTAAAGAAGTG agTGGTATGTGTTGGGTTGTGCTTAATGTGTTTCATCTGGAGGAAAGCTTGAAAGATCTGGCCCAAAAATTTGGAAACATTTCCTCCAACAGAGACAACATTGATATATACGTGCAAACACTGCAAGATGTTcgctttaaaattattaataaaggtGAAATTGACCTG GAGTCAACGATGGAGGAATTTCAGTGCCATTACAGAGAGGAGAGATGGCCAACGGAAGAGTATTTTGACTACGTGAAAGACCTTTTAAATGCTGCCAATTCAAAAAATGAGAGCAGAGGATGTGAATCTCCCCTCTGCCCATCAGCAACAACAGAGGCGAACATGTCAGGTGAACACACAG GAGCAGAACACCAGTATCTCCCAAAGATTGTGGAGAAAAGCCTTCTGTGGATGCTCATAATCCCGCTGGCCATGGGGCTTCTCTGTTTAGTCTGGAAG ATCAGCTGCAGAAGGAGAAGGGAGGAGCCTGAGCCGAACCCTGACAGCGGGCACGTCCTCACTGATATCGAAGGGAAAGCCGCGCCTTTACATGGCCAACTGTCAGGGCATAA GATAAGACTCAGCATGGAAATGGTGTAA
- the kitlga gene encoding kit ligand a isoform X2 encodes MKKAKISISVCVHFLLCATFGTSSEVRSCIADDLERISLLKQNIPKDYKITVRHIPKEVSGMCWVVLNVFHLEESLKDLAQKFGNISSNRDNIDIYVQTLQDVRFKIINKGEIDLESTMEEFQCHYREERWPTEEYFDYVKDLLNAANSKNESRGCESPLCPSATTEANMSEPHAMVGCNELVPNCSARAEHQYLPKIVEKSLLWMLIIPLAMGLLCLVWKISCRRRREEPEPNPDSGHVLTDIEGKAAPLHGQLSGHKIRLSMEMV; translated from the exons ATTTCTATAAGTGTTTGTGTCCATTTCTTGCTGTGCGCCACTTTTGGAACATCCAGTGAAGTTAGAAGTTGTATAGCAGATGATCTTGAGAGAATCTCATTGTTG AAACAAAATATCCCAAAAGATTACAAGATCACTGTGCGTCACATTCCTAAAGAAGTG agTGGTATGTGTTGGGTTGTGCTTAATGTGTTTCATCTGGAGGAAAGCTTGAAAGATCTGGCCCAAAAATTTGGAAACATTTCCTCCAACAGAGACAACATTGATATATACGTGCAAACACTGCAAGATGTTcgctttaaaattattaataaaggtGAAATTGACCTG GAGTCAACGATGGAGGAATTTCAGTGCCATTACAGAGAGGAGAGATGGCCAACGGAAGAGTATTTTGACTACGTGAAAGACCTTTTAAATGCTGCCAATTCAAAAAATGAGAGCAGAGGATGTGAATCTCCCCTCTGCCCATCAGCAACAACAGAGGCGAACATGTCAG AGCCCCATGCCATGGTGGGCTGTAATGAGCTGGTGCCAAACTGCAGCGCTA GAGCAGAACACCAGTATCTCCCAAAGATTGTGGAGAAAAGCCTTCTGTGGATGCTCATAATCCCGCTGGCCATGGGGCTTCTCTGTTTAGTCTGGAAG ATCAGCTGCAGAAGGAGAAGGGAGGAGCCTGAGCCGAACCCTGACAGCGGGCACGTCCTCACTGATATCGAAGGGAAAGCCGCGCCTTTACATGGCCAACTGTCAGGGCATAA GATAAGACTCAGCATGGAAATGGTGTAA
- the kitlga gene encoding kit ligand a isoform X4 produces MKKAKISISVCVHFLLCATFGTSSEVRSCIADDLERISLLKQNIPKDYKITVRHIPKEVSGMCWVVLNVFHLEESLKDLAQKFGNISSNRDNIDIYVQTLQDVRFKIINKGEIDLESTMEEFQCHYREERWPTEEYFDYVKDLLNAANSKNESRGCESPLCPSATTEANMSGAEHQYLPKIVEKSLLWMLIIPLAMGLLCLVWKISCRRRREEPEPNPDSGHVLTDIEGKAAPLHGQLSGHKIRLSMEMV; encoded by the exons ATTTCTATAAGTGTTTGTGTCCATTTCTTGCTGTGCGCCACTTTTGGAACATCCAGTGAAGTTAGAAGTTGTATAGCAGATGATCTTGAGAGAATCTCATTGTTG AAACAAAATATCCCAAAAGATTACAAGATCACTGTGCGTCACATTCCTAAAGAAGTG agTGGTATGTGTTGGGTTGTGCTTAATGTGTTTCATCTGGAGGAAAGCTTGAAAGATCTGGCCCAAAAATTTGGAAACATTTCCTCCAACAGAGACAACATTGATATATACGTGCAAACACTGCAAGATGTTcgctttaaaattattaataaaggtGAAATTGACCTG GAGTCAACGATGGAGGAATTTCAGTGCCATTACAGAGAGGAGAGATGGCCAACGGAAGAGTATTTTGACTACGTGAAAGACCTTTTAAATGCTGCCAATTCAAAAAATGAGAGCAGAGGATGTGAATCTCCCCTCTGCCCATCAGCAACAACAGAGGCGAACATGTCAG GAGCAGAACACCAGTATCTCCCAAAGATTGTGGAGAAAAGCCTTCTGTGGATGCTCATAATCCCGCTGGCCATGGGGCTTCTCTGTTTAGTCTGGAAG ATCAGCTGCAGAAGGAGAAGGGAGGAGCCTGAGCCGAACCCTGACAGCGGGCACGTCCTCACTGATATCGAAGGGAAAGCCGCGCCTTTACATGGCCAACTGTCAGGGCATAA GATAAGACTCAGCATGGAAATGGTGTAA